A region from the Agrococcus sp. SL85 genome encodes:
- a CDS encoding helix-turn-helix domain-containing protein → MPLEPRRFLAVADVAEALGSTPAAVRALLDDGELRGVRVAGAWRVDADELQAWIDRELEVERRRALWRQAQTASIADLFGDR, encoded by the coding sequence ATGCCCCTCGAGCCCCGCCGCTTCCTGGCCGTGGCAGACGTCGCCGAGGCCCTCGGCTCGACGCCCGCCGCCGTCCGGGCGCTCCTGGACGACGGGGAGCTCCGCGGGGTGCGCGTCGCCGGCGCCTGGCGCGTCGACGCCGACGAGCTGCAGGCGTGGATCGATCGCGAGCTCGAGGTCGAGCGCCGCCGGGCGCTGTGGCGGCAGGCGCAGACGGCGAGCATCGCCGACCTCTTCGGCGACCGCTGA